TGGtggggggcggagacgacgcaatTTCTCCGTTGTGTCGCGCAAAAGAAGGCTCTAGCGCTGCTTCCTGGTCTGAGAGGGAAGATGAGGCAACACAACCTTTCGCGCGACGAAAGGAGGAACGGCGACACCGCCAGACACGAACGAGGTTagcgagacgacgcagagttTCCTCGGCCGAGCGGAAAGGTCGCAAAAATGCCGACTCAAGGAAAAGCAAGCAAATAGCGCGGTAAAAGGCCAAGAGAtagagacacacgcgaacATATCCAGCCCGACAAACAATCTGTTTCCCGCGACAAAGACACCGCGAGCTACTAGGCGCTGGAcacgcgcgggagacgagaCTCTCGGGCAGCTACCTCCCACGTGCGAAGGAGCCTGCCAATCTCACCGTGGCTTTCGCTCTTGACGAAGTCACTcagggcgacagagagggatTTGTGCAGGCACGAGAGGGAAGTTGAAACAAGACTCAAGTCCCCTCGAAACGCgaaaagaaggcggagggaaTGTGCGAACATGGTCACGCCGTGACTCCGCATCCCCCCTCTCGAGAGTCGCACGGCCTGCCTCTGGCGAGCTTTTTacagcggcgaggcagacgtcCCTCGGAGCGCCATCgaaggcggtcgccgcgccacACTCAGACGAAATCGCCTTCAACACACTCATAATTAACGTGCACAGGGTCTCGAGCCCCTGTCATTCGCTGTGAAGGCATCGTCTATCCTGCGAGatcagcgccgcgcaggctccGCAGGTCCGCTGCTCTCTGTATGGCGTGACTCGCGAGTCGCGCCAGGCTAGCAGGCCCGAGCGAAGCCTGTCATGTGTTTGagccgctcgcaggcgcgctgcCGTTAGCGCCCAGCTCAAGAAAAACGAGGATTCAAACCCCTCAGAGGGCATGGGGTTGTGTGTGTATCTGCAATCCAGTGGGCACCCCGCCCCAGAGTGCTCTGCGCCTCTACAGAGCTCCTCTCTTGCCTGTATTTTCTGCAGCTCTCCAGAGGCTAACAGCCGTGAAGGTGGAAGAATGAAGGCGCTGAAGTGCCTGGATGCTCGCCTCAGTTTTTTTTCTAAAGGGTTTTTCAGAGCTGAAGCAAGTGGAAAAAGCGACTCAGCCGGAGCCGGAGctgggcgctgccgccgcgcgggcggctctTCTACGCAGGCGGCGTCTTGACTCGATCGGTGAAaattttttttcgttttatCGGTTACGGTCGTCCACAGCAGCATCATGTGGCGGGAAGAGGTGAAAGGCCGGGGTTTGTGTTCCGCTCCCCGCGATTCGCGTTCTCCGCATATAAGCCTCTGAGCGAGCTACACACTCGAGAAGTAGACATAGCGTACCACGCACGCTGAGCAACGCAGGAACGCGCATGTGCGGAAAGACGGTCTGGCAACGGAAACTTTTCGATGAAGGAGGGAGAGCAAGGTACGAACGCATCGAGGATGGGAGGACTCCGGAGCCCGCACCGTGCGAAAATTGAGGCTGGAGGACGTCGCCAGAGGTTCTTGTCGGCACTACACACCGTCCGtgcaaaaaaaaacaggagcgcccgcggcgctgacATGAAACGAGATAGACTGGAGCCTTGCTCTAGTTGTATACACtccagcaggcgcgagctcttgggcttctttcgtctttgCCCGGCAAAAGGGAGTCTTTTGGGGTCCCATTCCGAAGTCGCCTGAACATAATTCACCTATCTCGCCTGGACCGTGGATTCTCGGCTGCGACGCTCGCTGCTCGCGTAATCCACTTCCCTCTCGTTTCCCGCCTTCGTGGTGGTTGGCGTCTCGACGCATCGCGGtcaccgcctccgcctccctctttTCTCAACCACGTTTCCGGCTGCGTTCTCCCCGTGTCAGGGCCAAAAGAGAAGAGCCGACAGACCGTCTTTTCTCTAGCGTTCTCCTCACTTTGTTTGTTTGttcaggtgtacgtacacctgcGTTGTTTGCGTGTCGTCCGCGAAAGTGCCTGTCGCCGTTTCCACTTGTTCGCTTTCTCACCGCCAACATGGTTCTCTGTGCATCTTTGTCGGCGGCGACCACCTCCGTGGCCGCTCGCTCAGCCGCATCCACGCCCCTGCGCCAGTCTTCGAGGACtggctcctctgcgcgcttcttttccttcttcgcgccgtcCCGCGCGTCACTCCCTTCTGCAATCtccgctctgcagcagctttcGCGGCCggctcccgcggccgccctcgcgtcgcagctccagcagaagcgcagcgtcggcggcagcgccatTGACTTCACGGTTGCGTGCCGCACCACCGCCGAGACCAGAAAGGACTTCGGTGCGACCACTCCCATGAACCTCTTCACTGCTGTCAACTCGGCTCTGCACACTGTGCTTGAAACCGACCCGACGTACGTCAGCGTCTCAGGACTGTGGGGGAAGGGAGACCACGCAGTACGCGTGCGCGCCAGCGTGCTTTCTCGCTGCGGTTTCTGCGCCAACACGCCCGACCTGTGCAGCCGCGGGGGAGGGCGAGTAGTGAGGTTCTGCACATGGGACCTGCTGGAGTCGCATGGCTtttgtctgcttcgcgccagtcgtgtcgcgtctgcgtATGCAGATTGGCCTTCGGCGCTTCGGCGtaggcgggcgcgcgcgccacccCCCACGGTTCGATTCACAAgtcgctctgcgtgcgcgtggagCTCCTTGAGAATGCCTGTAgcttgcgccgccgtcgtgaGCCGTTCTCCGCGGTGTGAAAGGCCGAGAAGCCGCAAAGCAGAACTAAATTGCGGGCAGTGCTCATGGCCATTCCTAAACACATCCTCACGTGGCGTGCGCGGGATCTcttgtcgcctcgcgcgcgcgccttgcaTCTACTCCACGTCTTCGATGCCGTTGATAGAGACCCTCGCGCTGCTTGCGTGCCTTCTTTCGCAGAGCCTGCGTTTTCGGCGAGGATGTGGCCTTTGGAGGAGTCTTCCGCTGCTCTGTCGACCTCCGCGAGAAGTTCGGCGGCCACCGCGTCTTCAACACTCCTCTCTCTGAACAGGTCCGTGGAGAGAAGTTTCGAGGCTTCGGGGTTCGAGCGTGGGGTCGCTTCTCGAGCGCAGTCAGAAGGACGACCCTCCCCCCGCCGTCCCCCGCCGCTCAGCCCTGCGGGTGGCAACTGGCACTGGACGGCAGAAACcacgcgcggcagagaagagagggtCGTCGTGCAAGGCAACCCCCAAGCAAGAGGCGGACCTtagcgacgcgggcgcccagcgagcggggcggcgctcgagggcTCCCCGATGCCGTGCCCGGTATGGGTCAAGATAGTCCCTGCCCAGaggagcggcagcagagccAAGCAGGAAGCTGTGCAGCGTGAGATTGCAGCGGTGATGGTGCTGTGCGATCGGTGTTTTCTTCGATCTGGCTCTCCAGGGTATCGCCGGCTTCGGCATTGGCATGGCCGCAGTCGGCTACACAGCCATCGGCGAAATCCAGTTCGGCGACTACATCCTTCCCGCTTTCGACCAGGTGAGACTTGTGTTGAATTCGTTCGTCTTCGCAGTCGACCTCGCGTCGTTTGCTTGGATTCCGTTGCCTCTATTGCTGGTGGTGTCGTGCAAGGGTAGAGCCGATATGGCAGTTGTATATACAATCTAGTCCGCCATGTAAGACGTAACTCGCTGATGGAATACCACTCCCACCTTCCTTCGTCtttccctctccgcgcgtggCTTCCgttgcctcgcgctgcgcgtcgcctcgctgttCCTGGAACAACAAGCGACTTCTTCATTTAAGAAAGGAACTGACTGAACTTGCATCTTCGCACGCAGCACCCATCAAACATCTTGCTGGGTCTCTATATTGAATAAGACGTCTTGAGTGTTATGTATATTATATGAAAAAAAACCGTAAATGTTCGTAAAACACTGTCTTATATGAAAacttccgcttctctcctccatccgcgccgccgtcacCGCCTCTCGGCCTCCATCCCTTTTttcctcccctcccctccccctcctctcccccgcccctctccctcccctcaGGGTCTTTTGCGGGTTTCGTGAGGATGGAGTTCCGTTTTTTTCCATCtgcccgtctctctcttgtccGCAGATCGCCAACGAGGCCGCCAAGTTCCGCtaccgcagcggcggcaactGGAACTGCGGCAAGCTTACGATTCGCAGCACTTGGGGCGCTGTAGGCCACGGAGGGCTGTACCACTCGCAGGCTCCAGAGGCGTACTTCGCCCACGCCTCCGGTCTCAAGGTGAGGTGGAGTCGCAGTTGCACGCCTTGAAACGGGATTCCGAGGTCTCTACAAACTGCGTTTATGTGGGGAGCAGATACGACGGGGGGACTCGCtcctcgccacgcgcgcgctggcCTCCGGCGGAGAAAGGAGCCTTGTCCTCGCGCTgttcctgtctctctgcatgtCTCTGCTTCAGTCTCTGTGTTTGCTGTCTGCGGAGagcgtcgctggcggctccaCCCTCCGTAGTTCTCTTTAAGCAGTGTCAGTTTCGTCGCACTTCGTTTGTTTCTCCCGCCGGGCAGACTGGTCGCTGCGGTGCTGGGTTTCTGTTTTAGATCGTCGTGCCTCGAGGCCCGTACCAGACTAAAGgtctgcttctctcctcgaTTCGCGACCCAAACCCCGTTGTCTTCTTCGAGCCCAAAATCCTCtaccgcgccgccgtcgacgaAGTCCCCGTCGGCGACTACGAGCTGCCGCTGAGTCACGCAGAGATCGTGACGGAAGGATCTCACGTAAGCAGAACAGCGACGCCTGGTCAGTTGTGCAGACATGGGGCTGTCTCGCTGCGATTCTCCTtgcgtgcgtcgcctgccgcgcacaGCCCGGCTGTGTTTCTATCGAGCTCGTCGTCTCCGTGGAGGCCCGCATTCTCCCCTTCCAACGATGTACACATATACTTGTATGCGTGCAAGCAAACGTACGTATATTTTCCTgtatgtacatacatatatattcgtGTATGCtcacgtatatatatgtatgtgtatggTTGCAGATGAGCATGTGTTTGTGTCTGCGAGAGGTCGAGAGGTGCGGTGCGCGGTCACTGGAGAAGAGGAGTCTGTTTCGTTTGTTTCGTTCAGATCACCGCCGTGTCTTGGGGGACACAGGTTCACCGCCTgttgaaggcggcgcaggaggtgGAGAAGGAGGGCATCTCCGTCGAGGTCATCGACCTGCAGACTATCCTGCCGTGGGACATCGACACCATCATGAAGTCTGTGAAGAAGACAAGCCGATGCCTCATCACCCACGAGGCTCCAATGACCATGGGCTTTGGCGCCGAAATCGCCGCGTCCATTCAGGAGAAATGCTTCTTCAGCCTCGAGGCCCCCATCAAGCGCGTCACCGGATACGACACGCCCTTCCCCCTCGCCTTCGAGCCTGTGAGAATCGATGAGATATCCGCCAAAGACAGACGAGCTGGCTCctccctgcagcagcaggttgtgaagcagctgctgcgtctcggcTTCTGCGTGCCTCGTTTGCATGCTTTGGTTTCCTAAGTTTCGTTTGCAGCGCtgtggagaggcgcagacagaGCTTTCGGGCTTTCTTTCGGTGGCGACGTGCAACTTCACCATCTGTTTCGTGTGTGGATGCGTGTGCGCTGCAGTTCTATTTGCCGGATGAACACAAGCTGGTCGAGGCGCTCCGCGAGTTGAAGAAGGCGTAAGTTCGCGGTCAACTCCGCAGCGCCaaaggcgcggaagaagattCGGAGGTAGTCGTTGCGTTTCCGCCCAGCGGAGGGTAGCACCAGGGGAGaaacgcgctgcagagaatCTGAACGGCGACCTGCGAGGAACtggagaaagcgaaggccgcgaggatcgagacgcacgcggcgctcgagccagggccgcgccggagacagAAGATAGCGCTGCCAAGTGCGTTAACGAGGCGTAGGTCTGCGTGCTTGTCTCGTATTCGGGAGCTTGCGTTTTTGATCACGCGCTAAGTCGCGGCCTGGCTGCGTGGCgcccgtctcttctctctctcttgtttcTCTGTCGTggacacgcgcgccgcctctctccagcagaggtttagggtttttcGAAGGAGTGAAAAACCCCAACTTTGTGTAGAGCTGTCGGATTTTCTGTCGTGCTAAAACCAgccgcgtggcgcgcgcctcgcggccgtgcTGAGCACACAGAGGACATCGCACCTTACGTGTGAGACGCAGGGGATAGGGCGTTTCCACGTGTTCGAGAGAAAGCCAAGCCTATGTCAGGCATCGAGCGGTCACGCGCTAACGTCCACGCTGAAACGTGTATGACTAATCAGCGCCCCGTTTTCGAAACAGGCATTTCTCAGTCTGCTGTGCCGGTGCAGCTCCAAGAAACGATGCCGCCTGTTGAAGGGGTACTTTTTGATACGTATAGCTGCTGGGTTGTGCAGCTGCGCTGCCTTTCTCGTTGAAGCGTGAAGACGAGTGGCTCTAGCTCTGCAGGCGTTTTCTTCGAAGAGACACAGGATGAGCTGCTTGCTGCCTCTTTCTtcactcagctagttattgaaaAACACTCAGAGCCCAAAGTTGGAGTGACCTGTGGCCGCCGCACTCTCAGGATAAAGCAGAAAAGCATTTTCCTTGCAGAGCTCATGCCAAAGGCAGGTAGAGTCagtgggcgccgcgcctgtgcgGACTCTCTTGATTCTGTCGGCTATACAGGCGGTATTTGCGCGCGAAACATCCTTCTTTCCGCGCAAAAACCGAAAACCGACTTCCTATTCAAGTCTATCCAGAGAACGTAGGGGGCACTTTGACGAGGGAGGGGCTTcagacgcacgcagacgtGATCTCTTGGTTAAAGAACGGCGCCTGTGCGGATGCAGTTTGCATCCATCACAGGAGTCGCTGAGTTGCCTGACAGGGGAGCGACTTTCCCTCTTTATATTTTTCCCAAAGGACCGCCCAACACAGCAGCGCTAGTGCGTTTCAGCGAATTCGTTCGCTTAAGCAGGAACTCTGGAATTTAGGGTTTTCTTTCCCGCGTCTCAACTCTAAACGTGAAAACAGCGCCGCTGTGATaagcgcctctggcgcgcgcTCTAGAGCATGGGGTACTGGAATCCACAAGGACACTATTACAGCATCTACTTTTTTGAAATCCTCGTCGTCTGGGCTTCTTTATTCTTGCCGGTCGAAGCTGTATACATGTCTGCACTTGGCAGAATATGTAAGCATGTGTGTCGAGAATTTGTGGCTTCCATGGGAGCTCGCGAACATGCGCAAATGGAAAAGAAGGTGTCTTCTGGAGCAAACTCCAAGCTTCCACGAGACATATTTGAGTTTCCGCATACCTTTAGAGCCCTGTATTTATTTTGTAGAATTTTTTTTGTTCTCTGTatctctttcttcgctgccgcctcatGCCATGCACTTCAAATAGCTGCCGCATGCGTTTCCGTCTTTAAGCCGACGGGGCTTTTTTTCAGCGCACACTGACGAAAAGCAGAATTCGTCTCCTCTATCTCTGTAAGAGATGCACGAACACGGCGTTTCGTCTCTTCGAAGCTTGTCGTGTGTATCTTCGGTTGGTCGCTTCTTACTCTGCCTCGATCGTGCATCTTGTCTGCTTCATCTCGTGAGGCAGACAGTTCACTGATCGCGCATTTTGCGTGGATTTCTGCCGCGGTTTCCATTGATTCCCACAGACACCTCGGTTTCCTGTACATGCGTATCTCTTCCGCGCTTCTTTCTTCGATTCTCCGTCTCTGCAACTCTTCCTTTCCACCCTTATCTTCGCTCCTCCGCTGAGGTAGAACTCTGTATGTTTACTTTGAGTGTCTGCTGCATGTTTCGAGGTCGCTCCGGCGCTCGTTTTTACTCGCGTTTACGAAGGTCCCGTTTCCTTcctgtcttttctctcttcttctcctctctgcgtcatCGTTTCTGATGCTttctttcgccttcgcgtggcGCCTGTAGTCGTCTGGCGACGTTCTGTGGTTTCCCCGGTCTCTTCTGTTTCTGTTTTCAACAAGGTTGGTCgtccaggcgccgcgcaaaTTCTTCGCAGTGAGTCTCCTCCCTCTTGTCTCTGTTTCCCTCGCgtgcttttctcttcttctcctcagcTCGTGTGACCCTTTTTCTGTCAGTCAGTCGCGTGCGGACTCTCGCTCTACCCCCTCGGTGCTCTATCGTATCGCTCCTTTGGCGGCGTTTTCTCGGCTCGGTTtacctcctcgtcttcggcgctgcccttccctctcgccacctctccttcctctccccgcgtgttcttcttctctggcgCCTGGCGTGCTTccgccgacgcagcgacATCTTCCGGGTGATACATcgtggcggcgaagagacgcgacgcgcagagagagggaggccgcgcagggtAGAGTGTGGAGTGTGAAGCCGGTGGCTGAAGGGGCTaccgagagagaaaggcgcccgcgcgaaggCTCCAGCTGCAtctcggcggcgggcgcgcgcagcgagccgcgaggagagcgtcCTTCTTCCTCATGTGTGCCTtcaggcctccgccgcctcctccgccggagggcgacggcggaagaggcggaaggtTTTCCGCGCCGCAGATTCTCCGCGCGGGGgagacgcgtgcgcagccTGGCGCCAACGCGCAGCCACGTCCCccggtcgccgtcgtcccCAGGGCGGCACCCGCGGCAAGCAGCAAGCCTCAGagccacgccgcggcgctgccgccctcgaagaAGCAagcagcctctgcgcaggccgctgcgaggagggaggagaagccaaccgggagagaggcaggctcAGAGAGGTGCTCAGGCGCGGCGCTTGGCGGCAAAGCGGCGTGTGCAGTCgcgtcccgcgcggcgcagaagcgatggagcgcgccgccgctttaCCAccccgacgcgcccgccttcttccgcgcgcggtGCGAACACCTGACGAGTGCccttgcggctgcgcgggagaccgtcgccgccctcgagaaggcgcaggcgggcgccgcgaaggcgtccagcgccgcggagggcgacaagacagagaagaaaaagaagagcctcgtggagaggcagctccgcgtcgcgcgaaagaaggaggaagccgcgcgaaggGGCTACGCGgtggcgaggaagacgctgGAGGATATGGAGTGCGTCGATGGGCAGCAGGGAGATGAAGCAGAGAAACGGCGAGAGCGGGGAGGCAAGGCCTACGACGCGGCGTTTGTGGAGAAGCTGTATAGCgacctcgtcgccgcgaacTTCCCAGTTCAGCCTCTCATCTCGCTGGagttctcgctcttcttcgaaAACTACCTGTGGCCTCACTTCCCCGTGAACGACGCAAGCGAGGGAAGTGACGAGGAGGTCTCCAAGGCGCACGTCATGTGCATGGTCCTGATGCTTCTGGAAAAGCACAGAAAAAATCTGCCGATTTGGGAGACGTTCCTAAACCACCCGCTGCTGAAAGGCCGCGAGCACCAGGGCAAGTCGGCgaaacgcgcagaggcgcccaccgccgaggaagacgaaggcaaGCGTGACGTGGAAATgaaagacgccgaggcagacgcgccgacggcagacgcgtcagcagagagcgcggcgagcgacgagaaagacgaagccgcgaaacgggaggcgaacgcgcgagaagagaaggaggctCACGACAGCGTGGCGGAGTCGAGCTTCGAGAACATGGTTTTTCTTCCTGAGGAGTTTTTCCGCGCAAAGTTCTCCACATTCTTCTACCGCCTCCTCGATCTGTTTGTTCGCTCCGCACCCGagcctgcggcctcgcaaCCTCACGTGGCGCAGCCGGGtaaggaggcgagcgccgcgtcttctgcgccgacGGCGTCGGTTCTGACAGTCGCGGAGAAGAGCTACGTCGTTCGGTTCCTGATTCTCTGCTTCCAGGGCCTCGAGGAAGCgatgctgcgccgcgtgtgtctctctgtctgcggcgccgccgcgtggacgcacgccgcgccaAAGTTCCGCAGCAtgctgctggagcgcagcggcgccgccgcccttctctgGAAGAAGTCACAGAAGAAACTCGAACTCGCCGACGAGGAACGAGAGAAGGCCCTCCTCTCGGCGCTCGATggaaaggcggaggagggagacaaGGATGGGGAGCAGCAGGACGCAGTCcagcgaaagagagaggagaaaaaaagaga
Above is a window of Besnoitia besnoiti strain Bb-Ger1 chromosome Unknown contig00007, whole genome shotgun sequence DNA encoding:
- a CDS encoding putative pyruvate dehydrogenase E1 component, beta subunit (encoded by transcript BESB_075210); amino-acid sequence: MVLCASLSAATTSVAARSAASTPLRQSSRTGSSARFFSFFAPSRASLPSAISALQQLSRPAPAAALASQLQQKRSVGGSAIDFTVACRTTAETRKDFGATTPMNLFTAVNSALHTVLETDPTACVFGEDVAFGGVFRCSVDLREKFGGHRVFNTPLSEQGIAGFGIGMAAVGYTAIGEIQFGDYILPAFDQIANEAAKFRYRSGGNWNCGKLTIRSTWGAVGHGGLYHSQAPEAYFAHASGLKIVVPRGPYQTKGLLLSSIRDPNPVVFFEPKILYRAAVDEVPVGDYELPLSHAEIVTEGSHITAVSWGTQVHRLLKAAQEVEKEGISVEVIDLQTILPWDIDTIMKSVKKTSRCLITHEAPMTMGFGAEIAASIQEKCFFSLEAPIKRVTGYDTPFPLAFEPFYLPDEHKLVEALRELKKA